In one Cardinium endosymbiont of Dermatophagoides farinae genomic region, the following are encoded:
- the ltrA gene encoding group II intron reverse transcriptase/maturase: MITCLYSVSAPTDNSQAWHQLPWKKCQKVVMRLQRRIVKAVQKGRWGKVKALQHLLTRSFSGKALAVKRVTENQGKRTSGIDRQLWSTDKTKFQGIKQLKQRGYKASPLKRIYISKSNGKRRPLGIPTMRDRAMQALYLFALEPIAETTSDRNSYGFRPKRSCADAIQASHILLAADKRPKWILEGDIKGCFDNINHEWLIKHIPIEKRILNNWLKAGFLESKTLYQTTVGTPQGGIISPVLANLTLDGLERLLEERFGKIGSTKRARLRSGVIIIRYADDFIISGNTREILEDEVKPLISSFLSERGLTLSEEKTKITHVNAGFDFLGCNVRKYNKKLIIKPSKEGIKNILKKARTLIKANRANTQAIIIKLLNPILRGWGNYYRHVCAKQAFSKIDHEVMQSLWRWAKRRHPCKGLRWIKNRYFKIRGSRQWVFASSIAGNQSKEMRLLKLSDIPIRRHVKIRADANPLDIRWKKYFEERATRTKILRSSFSKENSLLLVSPQKKLNHDGQAGSRTTGLR; encoded by the coding sequence ATGATTACATGTTTATATAGCGTAAGTGCACCTACCGATAACTCCCAAGCATGGCACCAGCTACCCTGGAAAAAATGCCAAAAAGTTGTTATGCGGCTACAAAGACGTATTGTTAAGGCGGTCCAAAAAGGAAGATGGGGTAAGGTAAAAGCCTTACAACATCTTTTAACACGGTCTTTTAGTGGCAAAGCTTTGGCCGTTAAGAGAGTGACGGAAAATCAAGGCAAAAGGACATCAGGCATAGATCGTCAATTATGGTCGACTGACAAGACTAAATTTCAAGGCATAAAACAATTAAAACAGAGAGGATACAAAGCTTCTCCGCTAAAACGGATCTACATTAGTAAATCCAATGGCAAAAGAAGACCTCTTGGAATACCCACGATGCGTGACAGAGCTATGCAAGCATTATATTTGTTTGCACTGGAACCGATAGCTGAAACAACCAGTGATCGAAATTCCTATGGCTTTAGACCGAAAAGATCCTGCGCAGACGCTATCCAAGCGAGTCATATACTACTTGCAGCGGACAAGCGTCCAAAATGGATACTAGAGGGCGACATCAAAGGCTGTTTTGATAATATTAACCACGAATGGCTTATTAAACACATCCCTATAGAAAAACGGATACTTAATAACTGGTTAAAAGCCGGTTTCCTAGAATCGAAAACACTGTACCAGACAACGGTAGGCACCCCGCAAGGCGGTATTATCTCTCCGGTACTAGCTAACTTGACCTTAGATGGGCTCGAAAGATTATTAGAAGAACGCTTTGGAAAAATTGGCAGTACAAAAAGAGCAAGACTCAGAAGTGGAGTAATCATAATCCGTTATGCGGACGACTTCATTATTTCAGGAAACACGCGTGAAATACTGGAAGATGAAGTTAAGCCATTAATATCTTCCTTTCTCTCTGAAAGAGGGCTTACCTTATCAGAAGAAAAGACAAAAATTACCCACGTTAATGCAGGGTTTGATTTTCTTGGTTGTAATGTACGCAAATACAATAAGAAACTGATCATAAAACCTTCAAAAGAAGGTATCAAGAACATTCTTAAGAAAGCGCGTACATTAATAAAAGCAAACAGAGCAAATACACAGGCAATAATCATTAAATTACTCAATCCAATATTAAGAGGTTGGGGAAACTATTATCGCCATGTATGCGCTAAGCAAGCTTTTAGTAAAATAGACCATGAAGTTATGCAGTCACTATGGAGATGGGCAAAGAGAAGACATCCATGCAAAGGATTACGTTGGATAAAGAACCGTTATTTTAAGATAAGAGGTTCGCGCCAATGGGTCTTTGCCTCATCTATAGCAGGAAACCAATCAAAGGAAATGCGCTTATTAAAACTAAGCGATATACCTATAAGACGACATGTTAAAATCAGAGCAGATGCAAATCCGCTAGATATAAGATGGAAAAAGTATTTTGAAGAAAGAGCAACTCGTACAAAGATATTGAGGAGCTCATTCTCAAAAGAAAATTCACTACTGCTAGTGTCACCACAAAAGAAGTTAAACCATGACGGACAAGCCGGTTCTAGAACAACAGGACTTAGATAA
- a CDS encoding toprim domain-containing protein — protein sequence MVQLPEGNLDYVLFTAGEKDCMSAYAHGFSNVISLQSEHQMPSDDLLRILRSKTSVLLCCYDNDEAGKNASKKLQDSLVLYR from the coding sequence TTGGTTCAGTTACCTGAAGGAAATTTAGACTATGTACTGTTTACAGCAGGGGAAAAAGATTGCATGAGTGCTTATGCACATGGGTTTAGCAATGTTATTTCTTTACAGTCTGAGCACCAGATGCCTAGTGATGATCTGTTGAGAATTTTACGTAGTAAGACTTCCGTACTATTATGTTGTTATGATAATGATGAGGCAGGAAAGAATGCTTCTAAGAAGTTACAAGATTCTTTGGTATTGTATCGTTGA
- a CDS encoding plasmid recombination protein translates to MTPDGRLSAKHYRHGTIKLQGYQNRYAEAMSFWLSVDRSFINWEKTHTSKEYYKSINKIERSIAETKYINTLNPFT, encoded by the coding sequence ATTACTCCAGATGGAAGGTTAAGTGCTAAGCATTATCGACATGGTACGATTAAGTTGCAAGGCTATCAAAATAGATATGCAGAAGCTATGTCCTTTTGGCTTAGCGTGGATAGAAGTTTCATTAACTGGGAGAAAACACATACATCAAAGGAATACTACAAAAGTATCAATAAAATTGAAAGGAGTATAGCAGAAACTAAGTATATAAACACTTTAAATCCTTTCACGTGA
- a CDS encoding ParA family protein, whose translation MQILVANIKGGCGKSTLVSALADLLDADIIDHDNQGTIRVSSSFTGLRVPVTYEKITKKIVLHDTPPYNTGNLKSLIQEVDLILIPCKLMYPDLLALRALSDELKKLNMTQKAVIVFNEIRKPHNNTYKEVKALYESNYSEIKKAKTELSNLISFSRVLSEPVTGKALEQVKSLISELSIY comes from the coding sequence ATGCAAATTTTAGTAGCAAATATAAAAGGTGGGTGTGGGAAAAGTACATTAGTGTCTGCACTAGCAGATTTATTAGACGCTGATATTATTGATCACGATAACCAAGGAACAATACGTGTAAGTTCGTCCTTTACTGGTTTACGTGTACCAGTAACCTATGAAAAAATAACAAAAAAGATTGTTCTTCACGATACGCCACCTTATAATACAGGTAACTTGAAGAGCTTAATACAAGAGGTAGATTTAATATTGATTCCATGTAAACTTATGTACCCAGATTTACTTGCATTAAGAGCGCTTTCGGATGAACTAAAAAAACTTAACATGACACAAAAAGCTGTAATTGTTTTTAATGAAATTCGTAAACCACATAATAATACTTATAAAGAAGTTAAAGCGCTTTATGAATCTAACTATTCAGAAATAAAAAAAGCTAAAACAGAGCTTTCTAATTTAATTAGCTTTAGTAGAGTACTATCTGAACCGGTTACTGGTAAGGCATTAGAACAGGTTAAATCCTTAATTAGTGAATTAAGTATATACTAA
- a CDS encoding VirB8/TrbF family protein → MLDNKDHKSSTVQSIHKLNSYHYGNIINLLRFLVVFLLVSLGGLSCFLGYMVFKQNRSDLVYFATLEGTHVGIRKENPNHNSREAFEVENFAMRFIQDGFAHSENNYQENIERALTVMNNASRVTLKKLFSDDSLFQVYKESNGVTTVTIKSIRTDIQDYPYSSQIYFQTDLKFLTGQGKVKTHSYHQGIVLEMQPTARCSKNPYGLMITDLTFLNHEEK, encoded by the coding sequence ATGTTAGATAATAAAGATCATAAGTCATCAACTGTTCAATCGATTCATAAGCTAAACAGCTATCATTACGGTAATATCATTAACCTATTACGATTTTTAGTTGTTTTTCTTTTGGTATCCTTAGGTGGGTTATCTTGTTTTCTAGGCTATATGGTATTTAAACAAAATAGGAGTGATTTGGTCTATTTTGCTACCCTTGAAGGGACCCATGTGGGTATAAGAAAAGAGAATCCCAATCATAACAGCAGAGAAGCTTTTGAAGTAGAAAATTTTGCTATGCGTTTTATCCAGGATGGCTTTGCGCATAGTGAAAATAACTACCAAGAAAACATTGAAAGAGCCTTGACCGTTATGAATAATGCCTCTAGAGTCACCCTAAAAAAACTCTTTTCTGATGATAGTTTGTTTCAAGTATATAAAGAATCTAATGGTGTCACCACAGTTACTATTAAAAGCATACGTACTGATATACAAGATTATCCATATAGTTCACAGATCTACTTTCAAACAGATTTAAAATTTTTAACTGGTCAAGGAAAAGTAAAAACCCATAGCTACCATCAAGGCATTGTATTAGAAATGCAACCAACAGCTAGATGCAGTAAAAATCCATATGGTTTAATGATCACTGATTTAACCTTTTTAAACCATGAAGAAAAGTAG
- the traM gene encoding conjugative transposon protein TraM has product MDKKQLGFGLAGLLVFIWVVLRDVRKTKSWHDFFSAPPPKPCKLLEKAEPLSITKETNQRIKGVGRVQSEQVGCSLFEDMAKNINREEDVTKVEPEPVKKPEPVTVKPKKVVQKTKKMVLSPKQEENYFPVAFERKGRKRNIKVKNRFAAGYVYGTQELKHGRSIKIRVKEAFAYKGQEIPKGAFLYGIVAFGKERILSKLETAEFGKNVVPVAIGLYDSDYMIGLLVENLHPFIDQAQNKLLSRAASSSNNSWVREISSAVVDGIKSVKNEQKITIENRRKVFLQPIEK; this is encoded by the coding sequence ATGGATAAGAAGCAATTAGGTTTTGGACTCGCTGGACTGTTGGTTTTTATTTGGGTGGTGCTCAGGGATGTAAGAAAAACAAAGAGTTGGCATGATTTTTTTTCAGCCCCTCCTCCCAAACCTTGTAAGCTACTCGAAAAAGCAGAACCATTATCGATTACCAAAGAAACCAATCAAAGAATTAAAGGTGTTGGTCGCGTGCAATCGGAACAGGTAGGTTGCTCTTTGTTTGAAGATATGGCCAAAAATATCAATCGAGAAGAAGATGTAACAAAGGTTGAACCAGAACCGGTTAAAAAACCTGAACCAGTTACGGTTAAGCCTAAAAAAGTAGTTCAAAAAACTAAGAAAATGGTCCTTTCTCCAAAACAAGAAGAAAACTACTTTCCAGTAGCCTTTGAAAGAAAAGGCAGAAAAAGGAATATTAAGGTAAAAAACAGATTTGCCGCAGGCTATGTCTATGGCACACAGGAACTCAAACATGGTAGAAGTATTAAAATACGTGTCAAAGAAGCTTTTGCTTACAAAGGTCAAGAAATCCCCAAAGGTGCGTTTTTATACGGCATCGTTGCTTTTGGAAAGGAGAGAATTCTATCTAAATTAGAAACAGCTGAATTTGGTAAAAATGTAGTTCCAGTGGCTATTGGTTTGTATGATTCAGATTATATGATTGGACTATTAGTAGAAAATTTACATCCTTTCATTGATCAAGCCCAAAACAAATTGCTCAGTAGAGCAGCTAGTAGTAGCAATAATTCGTGGGTAAGAGAGATCAGCAGCGCAGTAGTAGATGGCATTAAATCAGTTAAAAATGAACAAAAAATCACAATAGAAAATAGAAGAAAAGTATTCCTTCAACCAATAGAAAAATGA
- a CDS encoding VirB4 family type IV secretion system protein — translation MLFSKKDKKEDLHRVLPFVDFHDDIAISADGTISVPFKASLAFQEQYTEQQYIDWTHMLSSSMKELPCNSLLQQVDIYYPDEWNNPSVDSNELDFFKQKQFSHTESRPILRHESYIILSFPGLYKEYTPLSTFYSRDETKSFSKNPFAHLEKRLTMAKKDAAQFRQSVSTYLPLTHLHATEFSHLVHRCLSLNFEDPEGSLYGGLVKNKEYAQVANKKAQVISLMESATEPSYTVLDKFGHNGGVCGPLTEGLGRSLDFPHIISKVIRMIDSESFLKKHFNAFAWSEATKLDERKLQNIRHIRSEMAEFEQTLLQRNEPIVYLSFLVIPFGITDLETLNNYSAQVLAAFAGIGMRGYLETIDTANLFCAALPGNGNQVYRRIPIPLLTAVAHMNSTTPFTGYKEGVLLANRYREPIYFNPFNTTLDNQNAFIFGPSGSGKSFFNGKMIKDRFEAGHIVIVIDSGGTYRHLFEALGGKYIELSAEKCLDLNPFLFPADESGSYLPDSSKVIFLVQLIGKMWKGDLNENPMSEVEKSLLSQWISDYYRDLPELVIPTLTGFYNYLQALVAANGQAILDLKKDQLFHFQEFFIVLQPFAHGIYKDHFNALAQDYLVDHRLVCFELEAIKGNSKLYPLVVQILFDFAFEMVSKHPDAIKFIDIEEGWTTLDDASREHIEAFYRKGRKTKTSIRIITQDIGEIKSSKIASAIKNNAAAFILLYNEKASSREEIGEFLGMNELDMQKYASLRRQNGPGGFRKIFIKEMGQSHVWLLEPSLWEHAMFTSHPSERNQIAALAKKHGNIEDGIAEWVYHIKKKYYV, via the coding sequence ATGCTTTTCTCAAAAAAAGATAAGAAAGAAGACTTACATAGAGTTCTACCATTTGTAGATTTTCATGACGATATAGCTATTTCTGCAGATGGGACTATCTCTGTTCCATTTAAAGCCTCTTTAGCCTTTCAGGAACAATATACCGAGCAACAGTATATAGACTGGACGCATATGCTCTCTAGTAGTATGAAAGAATTGCCTTGTAACAGCCTTTTACAACAAGTAGACATATACTACCCAGACGAATGGAATAATCCATCTGTAGATAGTAACGAGCTTGATTTCTTTAAACAAAAACAATTCAGTCATACAGAAAGTCGTCCTATACTCCGCCATGAATCCTATATCATACTTTCCTTTCCTGGATTATATAAGGAATATACGCCATTATCTACTTTTTATTCTAGAGATGAGACAAAAAGTTTTAGCAAAAATCCATTTGCTCATTTAGAAAAGCGACTCACAATGGCTAAAAAGGATGCCGCCCAATTTCGTCAAAGTGTATCTACCTATCTGCCCTTAACCCATCTGCATGCTACTGAATTTTCCCACCTGGTCCATAGATGTTTGTCCTTAAATTTTGAAGACCCAGAAGGTAGCTTATATGGTGGTTTGGTTAAAAATAAAGAATATGCACAGGTGGCTAACAAAAAAGCCCAAGTGATTTCTTTAATGGAAAGTGCTACTGAACCTAGCTATACAGTTCTTGATAAATTTGGCCACAATGGAGGCGTTTGTGGCCCTTTAACAGAGGGCCTTGGGCGTAGCCTAGACTTTCCACATATCATTTCCAAAGTCATTCGTATGATCGACTCTGAATCATTCTTAAAAAAACATTTTAATGCATTTGCCTGGAGTGAGGCTACTAAACTCGATGAACGAAAGCTGCAAAACATCAGACATATACGCAGCGAGATGGCTGAATTCGAACAAACCCTTCTCCAGCGTAACGAACCCATTGTCTATTTATCTTTTTTAGTGATACCCTTTGGTATAACTGATTTGGAAACTCTTAATAACTATAGTGCTCAAGTATTAGCTGCTTTTGCTGGGATAGGCATGAGGGGTTATTTAGAAACCATCGATACCGCTAATTTATTTTGTGCTGCTTTACCAGGTAATGGCAATCAGGTGTATAGGCGTATACCTATTCCATTACTTACAGCAGTTGCCCATATGAATAGTACCACACCATTCACAGGCTATAAAGAAGGTGTGTTACTAGCCAATAGATACAGAGAACCGATCTATTTCAACCCATTTAACACCACTTTAGACAATCAAAATGCATTTATTTTCGGTCCTTCTGGATCTGGAAAATCCTTTTTTAACGGCAAAATGATTAAAGATCGATTTGAAGCTGGCCATATAGTGATTGTCATTGACAGTGGTGGAACCTATCGCCATTTATTTGAAGCTTTAGGAGGGAAATATATTGAACTCAGTGCAGAAAAATGTTTAGACCTAAATCCTTTTTTATTCCCAGCTGATGAATCAGGTAGCTACCTGCCAGATAGTAGTAAAGTCATATTTCTAGTTCAATTGATTGGCAAAATGTGGAAGGGAGATTTGAATGAAAATCCCATGAGTGAAGTAGAAAAATCTTTACTCTCTCAGTGGATTAGTGATTATTATAGAGATTTACCAGAATTGGTAATCCCTACTTTAACGGGATTTTATAACTATCTACAAGCATTGGTAGCAGCTAATGGACAAGCTATTCTTGATCTAAAAAAAGATCAGTTATTCCATTTTCAAGAATTTTTTATTGTTTTACAGCCATTTGCCCATGGCATCTACAAAGATCATTTTAATGCATTAGCGCAGGACTATCTAGTTGACCATAGATTAGTCTGTTTTGAACTAGAAGCGATTAAAGGCAATAGCAAACTCTATCCATTGGTAGTACAGATTCTATTTGACTTTGCTTTTGAGATGGTATCTAAACATCCAGATGCCATCAAGTTTATAGATATCGAAGAAGGTTGGACCACCTTAGATGATGCCTCTAGAGAGCATATAGAAGCTTTTTACCGAAAAGGCAGAAAAACAAAAACCTCTATTCGCATCATCACCCAAGACATCGGGGAGATCAAATCATCTAAGATCGCCAGTGCTATTAAAAACAATGCAGCTGCCTTTATCCTGTTATATAATGAAAAAGCATCTAGTAGGGAAGAAATAGGTGAATTTCTAGGTATGAATGAGTTAGACATGCAAAAATATGCCAGTCTTCGCAGACAAAATGGCCCAGGCGGTTTTAGAAAAATATTTATTAAAGAGATGGGACAAAGCCATGTGTGGCTACTAGAACCCTCTCTGTGGGAACATGCTATGTTTACCTCTCACCCATCAGAAAGAAACCAAATCGCTGCATTGGCTAAAAAACATGGAAATATAGAAGATGGCATTGCAGAATGGGTGTACCATATTAAAAAAAAATATTATGTCTAG
- a CDS encoding tyrosine-type recombinase/integrase has protein sequence MAYQYVREPLRFEEADRLCQACENVKEKLIVWTLLDTGLRVSELCGLTPQQILWQQKVMRIAGKGGPYGKKSKKRVVPMSKRVQTLLEHYFAINNSWPIGVRQVQKIIKQIANKAKITQEVTPHVLRHTFATLALQKGISLASVQKILGHDRLMTTAIYLNFTDAHVMEEYENKW, from the coding sequence ATGGCCTATCAATATGTAAGAGAACCTTTACGATTTGAGGAAGCGGATCGACTATGTCAGGCTTGTGAAAATGTGAAAGAAAAATTAATCGTCTGGACTTTATTAGATACAGGGTTAAGAGTATCCGAATTATGTGGGCTTACTCCACAGCAAATCCTATGGCAACAAAAGGTGATGCGTATTGCTGGTAAAGGTGGGCCTTATGGGAAAAAATCTAAAAAACGTGTGGTACCCATGTCTAAGCGGGTTCAAACATTACTTGAGCATTATTTCGCAATTAATAATTCCTGGCCTATTGGCGTAAGGCAAGTGCAAAAAATTATTAAACAGATTGCTAACAAAGCAAAAATAACACAAGAAGTTACCCCGCATGTCCTGCGTCATACATTCGCCACTTTAGCACTACAAAAAGGAATATCTTTGGCATCCGTTCAAAAAATACTTGGTCATGATAGGTTAATGACCACCGCAATCTATCTCAATTTTACAGACGCACATGTTATGGAAGAATATGAAAATAAGTGGTAA
- a CDS encoding toprim domain-containing protein produces the protein MSDDGCFNSTKYFQKGLPRGLSVLVESGLPVKHIVVSESPIDALSYKQMSSSLKGTMYVSTCGSLSEGVKRELSNVLSNARENGWSVTLAFDSDKAGRKMDEEVRRLADACLVDCRSSIPYQFKDWNEELVSGLGRQEMLRKLQKELVTRGRSTSCVRNAKGGRP, from the coding sequence ATGTCAGATGATGGATGTTTTAATAGCACTAAATACTTCCAAAAAGGGCTGCCTCGTGGGTTGTCTGTCTTGGTTGAGTCTGGTCTACCCGTAAAGCATATTGTGGTCTCAGAAAGTCCTATAGATGCTTTAAGTTATAAGCAGATGAGTAGTTCTTTGAAGGGCACTATGTATGTGTCTACTTGTGGTAGTTTATCTGAAGGGGTTAAAAGAGAGCTCTCAAATGTGTTGTCTAATGCTAGGGAGAATGGGTGGTCTGTAACGTTGGCTTTTGATAGTGATAAAGCGGGTAGGAAGATGGATGAAGAGGTCCGTAGGTTGGCTGATGCGTGTCTGGTAGACTGTAGATCGTCTATACCCTATCAGTTTAAAGATTGGAATGAAGAATTGGTATCTGGTTTAGGAAGGCAAGAAATGCTTAGAAAACTCCAAAAGGAGTTGGTAACTAGGGGCAGGAGCACGAGTTGCGTAAGAAACGCGAAAGGGGGCCGACCGTGA
- a CDS encoding Rpn family recombination-promoting nuclease/putative transposase, producing MSKKINKKKDKKEVADKPHDTVFKNTFCNKEAMLDFLAANLPSDLLVKIDKENLELTNKSFVDPVGRRGESDLVFKTNINGKEGYLYILCEHQSIEDAYMPLRFMEYNVQLLRQHLKEKGNGPLPVILNICIYNGNKPYKGSNSLLSMFADPELARSCMFDKFHLVDLYSTSEDELLSYKKAAFAAMVLKQGIYRSFNQWFANHIDLIVDLLEKDYISYADQVFLYILQVDNHPDLLETIKQSNPKLKEIAMSVAERLRQEGEQKGRQEGIRIGQEKGKLEGKLEGETEKAISIAKSMLNKGYPIEDIIALTGLSPSRIQELV from the coding sequence ATGAGTAAGAAAATAAATAAGAAAAAGGATAAAAAAGAAGTAGCGGATAAGCCTCATGACACCGTATTTAAAAACACATTCTGTAACAAGGAAGCGATGCTAGATTTTCTAGCTGCTAATTTACCTTCCGATCTACTTGTGAAAATAGATAAAGAAAATTTAGAATTAACCAATAAAAGCTTTGTTGATCCAGTTGGGAGAAGAGGAGAGTCTGATTTAGTATTCAAAACCAATATAAATGGAAAGGAAGGATACCTGTACATTCTTTGCGAGCATCAATCTATTGAGGATGCGTATATGCCTCTGCGCTTCATGGAGTATAACGTTCAGTTACTTCGGCAACATCTAAAAGAAAAAGGAAATGGGCCTCTACCAGTGATATTAAATATCTGTATATATAATGGAAATAAGCCATATAAAGGGTCCAATAGTTTATTGTCAATGTTTGCTGATCCTGAGTTAGCCAGATCGTGCATGTTTGACAAGTTTCATCTGGTTGATCTTTATAGTACGTCTGAAGATGAGCTGCTTAGTTATAAAAAGGCCGCTTTTGCAGCTATGGTGCTCAAACAAGGCATTTATCGTTCATTTAATCAATGGTTTGCTAATCATATAGACTTAATTGTAGATCTCTTAGAAAAAGATTATATTAGCTATGCTGATCAAGTTTTTTTGTATATCTTACAGGTGGATAATCATCCAGATTTGTTAGAAACGATTAAACAATCTAACCCAAAATTAAAGGAAATCGCCATGTCAGTAGCTGAAAGATTAAGACAAGAAGGAGAACAAAAGGGGAGGCAAGAAGGTATCCGAATAGGTCAAGAAAAAGGGAAACTAGAAGGCAAGCTAGAAGGAGAAACAGAGAAAGCCATTTCTATTGCGAAGTCCATGCTTAATAAGGGCTATCCTATAGAGGATATTATTGCTCTTACTGGTTTGTCTCCATCTCGTATCCAGGAACTTGTCTAG